In one window of Megalops cyprinoides isolate fMegCyp1 chromosome 24, fMegCyp1.pri, whole genome shotgun sequence DNA:
- the pcmtd1 gene encoding protein-L-isoaspartate O-methyltransferase domain-containing protein 1, with protein sequence MGGAVSAGEDNDDLIDNLKEAQYIRTEKVEQAFRAIDRGDYYLEGYRDNAYKDLAWKHGNIHLSAPCIYSEVMEALKLQQGLSFLNLGSGTGYLSTMVGLIIGPFGVNHGVELHTDVVEYAKEKLDDFIKNSDSFDKFEFCEPSFVVGNCLEISSDSHQYDRIYCGAGVQKDHENYMKILLKVGGILVMPIEDQLTQITRTGQSTWESKNILAVSFAPLVQQNRADGSKADAVKLPPISVRSLQDLSRIYIRRTLRNLTNEEALARGTPQKVPQKRKRRRCRRRRINTYVFVGNQLIPQPVESEEDERIEDENKEEEEKDSGEALKPEEPQLNLLRDRIMALPLPESLKAYLLYYREK encoded by the exons ATGGGAGGAGCCGTGAGCGCCGGCGAGGACAACGACGACCTGATCGACAACCTGAAGGAGGCCCAGTACATCCGCACCGAGAAGGTGGAGCAGGCCTTCCGCGCCATCGACCGCGGCGACTACTACCTGGAGGGCTACAGGGACAATGCCTACAAGGACCTGGCCTGGAAGCACGGGAACATCCACTTGTCGGCGCCGTGCATTTACTCGGAGGTGATGGAGGCGCTGAAGCTGCAGCAGGGACTGTCCTTCCTCAATCTCGGCAGCGGGACAGGCTATCTGAGCACCATGGTGGGCCTAATAATAG GGCCATTCGGAGTGAACCATGGAGTCGAGCTCCACACAGATGTGGTGGAGTACGCCAAGGAGAAACTGGACGACTTCATCAAGAACAGTGATAGCTTTGACAA GTTTGAGTTTTGCGAGCCCAGCTTTGTGGTGGGGAATTGTTTAGAAATCTCCTCAGACAGCCACCAGTATGATCGTATTTACTGTGGAGCTGGAGTACAAAAGGACCAtgaaaattatatgaaaatcCTGCTCAAAGTTGGAGGGATTCTAGTGATGCCCATAGAGGATCAG CTGACTCAGATCACCAGGACAGGCCAGAGCACCTGGGAGAGCAAGAACATCCTGGCTGTTTCGTTCGCGCCTCTCGTCCAGCAGAACCGGGCGGACGGGAGCAAGGCTGACGCCGTGAAGCTGC CCCCGATCTCTGTAAGGAGCCTCCAGGACCTCTCCCGCATCTACATCCGGCGCACGCTGCGGAACCTGACCAACGAGGAGGCGCTGGCCCGGGGCACGCCGCAGAAGGTGCCGCAGAAGCGCAAGCGGAGgcgctgccgccgccgccgcatCAACACCTACGTCTTCGTGGGCAACCAGCTGATCCCGCAGCCCGTGGAGAGCGAGGAGGACGAGCGCATCGAGGACGAgaacaaggaggaggaggagaaggacagcGGCGAGGCGCTGAAGCCCGAGGAGCCACAGCTCAACCTGCTGAGGGACAGGATCATGGCCCTGCCTTTGCCCGAGTCGCTCAAAGCATATTTGTTGTACTACCGAGAAAAATAG